CTTGACGCCGACGCGGACGAGCGCGGCGTTCACCGGGAACGCCGCGAGGTAGCCGACCGACAGCGAGAACGCCAGCGCCCCCCAGAACAGCAGGTCGCCGACGTGGGCGTCGGCCGCGAGCAGGAGGTCGGTGCCGATGGCGGTCACTTCCATCACGGTGATCGACGGCGTCTCACTGTAGAACGCGTCGACGACCGCCTCACGGAGCCCCACGCCCTCCTGCATCAACGGCCCGACGGTCAGCCCGAAGCCGAACAGGTACGCGAACCCGAACGTCGCCGCCGCGACCCACCCGACCGCGAGGCCGAGGACCCCTGCGCGAGCAGAATCCCGGTGACCTCGCCGGCGCCACAGCCGGAGTAGCAGTGGGCCGTCGATCGGAACCCCCGCCGCACCAGCGAGTCCTCGGGGATCTGCGTGCGCCCGGCGTACCAGTACACCGCGAGGCCGAACGGTCCGGAGTAGACGACCGTCAGGGCCCACACGGCCTTCATCAGCGACGGGAGCGCCTCGTTGCGGGCTCGGAGGTCCCACAGCAGGACGCCGACGGAGACGGCGACGACCACCGCCCACGCGCCCATCACGACCGGGTCCGACAACACCGGGACGAGTACCTCCCGAGCCGGTTCGAACGCCCGTTCGAGTCGTGCGACGAGTTCGCTCACCTGCATCCTGTGCGCCGGGGCGGTAGACGAGCGCGACCGAAAGGCTCGGTGGCCAGTTGCGGGGGCGGGAGTCAGCCGAGGTCACGTGCCGGCGGCGGCGACCGCTTCCGAAGCCGCTTTGCCCCCCGACCCGTCACCGACTGCCATGAGCGCAGACAGCGACTCCGACCTCCGCGTCGGGGCACACGAGTCCATCGCCGGCGGCACGTTCAACGCCGTCGACGCGCTGGTCGAGGACGGCGGCAACTGCGGCCAGATCTTCACCCACTCCCCGCAGGTGTGGCAGGACCCGAACATCGACGACGACGAGGCCGAACGCTTCCGGAGCCTGAGCGACGAGCACGGCGTCGGGCCGTGGGTGATCCACTCGTCGTACCTCGTCAACCTCTGCACGCCGAAAGACGGCCTCCGCCAGAAGTCGATCGACTCGATGCAGAAGGAGGTCGACGCTGCCGACAAACTCGACATCCCGTACGTGAACGTCCACCTCGGCGCCCACACCGGCGCCGGCGTCGAGCAGGGGCTCGACAACGCCGCGAGCGCGCTGGACGAGTTGGACATTCCCGAGGGCGTCACCGTGCTCGTCGAGTCCGACGCCGGGTCGGGCACGAAACTCGGCGGCGACTTCGAGCACCTCGCGGCGGTGCTGGAGCGCTCCGAGCAGGATCTGGACATCTGTCTCGACACGGCCCACGCGTTCGCCGCCGGGTACGACCTCTCGACGCCCGAGGGCGTCGACGAGACGGTGGCCGAACTCGACGAGGTCGTCGGACTGGAGCACCTGGAGTGTGTCCACCTCAACGACTCGAAGCACGCGTGCGGGACGAACAAAGACGAGCACGCCCTCATCGGCGAGGGACTCATCGGCGAGGACGGGATGCGCGCGTTCGTCAACCACGACGACCTGCGCGACGTGCCGCTCGTGTTGGAGACACCCACCGAGGACGGTAAGGGCTTCGCGTGGAACATCCAGCGCGTGAAGGACCTGCGCGAGTACTGAGGCGCGAGACCCCTGGCGCGACCCCGAGGATCCGGCGAACCGGCGGGTGCAACCCCACCTTCTTGCCACCCGCTGACAACCGCGGTGCATGGCACCTCCACAGACCGACCTCGAGTCGACGGTCACCGACGACGCCCCCGAGGCGTACCGCGATCTCATGGACCGCTACGCGCGCGTGGCGAACCTGGAGAGCGGCGCCGGCGTCCTCTACTGGGACCAGCAGGTGATGATGCCGACCGGCGGCACCCCCGCCCGCGGGAAGCAGTTGTCGGCGCTGTCGGCGACGACCCACGAGAAACTGACGAGCGACGCGATGGCCGACGCGCTCGACGCCGCCGAGGACGCCGACCTGAACGACGAGCAGGCCGCGAACGTCCGCGAGGTCCGACGCCGGCACGACCGGAACCGGTCGCTCCCGGAGGAGTTGGTCGAGGAGTTGACCGAACAGCAGTCCCACAGCCAACAGGTGTGGCAGGACGCGAAGGCCGACGACGACTTCGCCCACTTCGCGCCGACGCTGGAGACGCTGCGTGACCTCCACGTCGAGCGCGCCGAGGCCATCGACCCGGACCGCCCGGCCTACGAGGTGATGTACGAGGACGGCGAACCGTACCTGCCGCTGGAGCGCCTGGAGGAGATCTTCGAGGAACTGAAGGCGGGGCTCGTCCCGCTCATCGAGGACATCGCCGACTCGGCCGTCGACCTCCCGTCGCCGTTCGTCGCGGCCGGCCCGTACGACGACGACACCCAGCGCGGCCTCTCGGACGCCGTGCTCGACCTGCTGGCGTACCCCGACGACCGCGGGCGCCTCGACGTGTCCGCCCACCCGTTCACCTCGGGCAACCAGTTCGACGCTCGGATCACCACTCGGTTCAAGCCCGAGGACCCGATGGACGCGTTCACCGCGACCGTCCACGAGTTCGGCCACGCCAGCTACGAGTTGGGCCTGCCGGACGACCGCTTCGGCGAACCGCTGGGCGCGTCGCTGTCCTCGGGCGTCCACGAGAGCCAGAGCCGGTTCTGGGAGAACCACGTCGCCCGCACCGAACCGTTCTGGGAGGGGTTCGTCGAGGAGGCGAACGACCACCTCGGCACCGACGCCACGGCCCGCGAGGCGTACGCCGCGGTCAACCAGATCTACCCGGACAACCTCATCCGCGTCGAGGCGGACGAGTTGACCTACCACCTCCACATCATCCTCCGGTGTGAGATCGACCGCGCGTTCGTCGAGGGCGACATCGGCGTCGACGAGATTCCCGCCGTGTGGAACGAGAAGATGGACGACTACCTCGGCGTCGTCCCGCCGACCGACACCGACGGCTGTCTGCAGGACATCCACTGGAGCAGTCGCTTCGCCGCGTTCCAGGGGTACACCATCGGCTCCGTGCTGGCGGCGCAGTTGGACCACGCGATGCGCGCGGAACTGGGCGACGACCGCGTCGACGACCTGATCCGCGAGGGCGACCTCGAACCGCTCTGGGAGTGGATGACCGAGAACGTCCACAGCCACGGCCGCCGCTACCCGACCGACGAGTTGGTCGAGGAGGCCACCGGCGAACCGCTCACCGCCGAGTACTTCCTCGACTACGTCGAGGAGAAGTTCGGCGACCTGTACGACCTGTAGCGGCGGCGACGCCCCCAGGGACCGCGATGGCCGTTGGGGACCGCGAGAACACCGACCGCGACGATTCTCCCGCCGACTACCTCCGCCTTCCGCCGGTTTCAGATTCGAGAGACTCGCCAGAAGGTATATGTTCTACCATGGTATAGCGTACCATGTATGGCGTCGGCACCGAGCCCGAACGGCGACCTGTTCGACGAGTTCCTGACCAGTCGCGGCCACGACGTAGAGACAGCCCGATGGGAGGAGTCGTATAACAAAAAACAGTGTCCCGACTGTGGCGGTCTCCACGACGGCGACGCTGTGGAGTGCTCGGTGTGCGGCTGGCGACCGGAGGTCGGTCGCTGACCACACGCGGCCCGTAGCACCGTCGTTCGTTCCCACCCCCGGTGTCCGCCGGACACCGTGACGGGGTGGCATCGACCTTCTGCGACCCGGACACGTCGGTCACGAGCGGAAGCCACGTCGCTTATGAGTCGTGACCGAGAGGACACGGTAATGAGCGAACCGACGGTGACCCGCCTGTTCGGTGGCCCCGGCAGCGGGAAGACGACCGCGCTCCTCGACCGCGTCGAGGGACTCATCGACGAGGGCGCGGAGATGCGCGACATCCTCGTCGTCTCGTACACGCGAGCGGCGGCCGCGGAGATCCGCGAACGCCTCGCCGAACGCCTCGACACGACCCCCCGGCACCTCCAGGGGAACGTCGCGACGATGCACGCGAAGTCGTACGAACTGTTGAACCTCTCGCGCGGCGACGTCGTCGGCGAGGACGACAAAGAGGAGTTCTGTGACGACTACGGCGTCGAGTACGAGGACGAGTACTCCGGCGGCGGTCGCCGCACCGCGCGGTCGACGACGCTCGGCAACAAGGTCATCGCCACCTCCCAGTGGCTCCAGCGCACGAAGCGCGACGTGGCCGACTGGTACGACGTCCCCTTCCAGTGGGACGTCGAGGAGGTGCGCCTCCCGCCGGAGATCGACCCCAACGCCCAGGAGGGGAACAAGTACACCCCGACGTGGCCGGGTGACGACGACCGCCTCGACGTCCCCGAGGCGATCCGCGCGTGGCGCGCCTACAAGGGCGACAACGGGCTGGTCGGCTTCGCCGACATGCTCGAACGGGTGAAGCAGCGCTCGCTGCTCCCGAACGTCGACCACCTCGTCATCGACGAGTTCCAGGACATCACGACGCTCCAGTACGACGTGTACCAGGAGTGGAAGCCCCACATGAAGTCGTGTCTCATCGCCGGTGACGACGACCAGGTCGTGTACGCGTGGCAGGGCGCCGACCCCGCACTCCTGCTCGACACCGAGGTCGACAACGACGAGGTGCTCCCCAACTCCTACCGCCTCCCCTCCAACATCCTCAACGTCGTCAACACGGAGATCCGTCACATCGAGAAGCGACAGGAGAAGGACCTCAAGCCGCGCAAGGAGGGCGGCGTCGTCGAGGCCGTCGACTCGCCGTCGATGCTCGACCTCGTGCGTAACGTCCGCCACACGATCCAGTCCACCGACGACGAGACGGTGATGGTGCTGTTCCGGGCGCGCTACCAGATGTTCGACTTCATCGACGAGTTCATCTCCGAGGGGATTCCGTTCTCGTGTCTCACCGACCAGCGGATGTGGACCGACCGCCTCAACGACTACGTCCGCGCGGTCGAAGCCGTCGAGCGCGACGAGGCGCTGACGGCGCTGCAGGCGCGTCGTCTCGCCGACATCCTGCAAGACTCGGCGTTCGGCTCCAACGAACGCGACGAGTTGTACGACTTCCTCGACGAGGTCGAGGAGACCGCCGAGGAGGACGACCTCGCGGAGATCCCGCTGTCGCCGGAGGACGTCACCGACCGCGTGCCGTTCATGCCCGACGGCCCCGCCGCCGCCGACATGGCCCGCAAGATCACCAGTTTCCAGCGCAAGTCGCTGAAGGCGTACTTCGCGGGCGACTACACCGGCGAGGACTCCGACCGCGTCCGCCTCGGCACGATCCACTCCGCGAAGGGTCGCGAGGCCGACCACGTGTTCGTCAACACCGACCTCACCGAGAAGGTCGTCGAGCAGATGGCCGCCCAGGCCGAGCAGAACGGCCTCGACGTCACCGGCGTCGACGGCGAGGAGTTCACGAAGTCGACGAATCCGGTCCCCGTCCTGACGGACAACGAGCGCCGCGTGTTCTACGTCGGGATGTCCCGCGCCCGCGAGCGCCTCGTCCTCATGCAGAACCTCGTCAACGGCGCCCCCACGCTCCCCATCTCGGTCGTCCTCCACAACGAGGTCCGCGAGGGCGACCCGCAGGAGATCGTCGACGAGATCGTCGAGACGGCCGAGGCGCCCGAGCCAGAAGCGTAGATGGTCGACGCGGACTCCGTCGACGACGACGGCGATCCGGACGCACCCGGGACCGACTACGGCCCACTCGCCGACGAACTGGCCGCCCGCGACGCCGTCGGGTGCGTCGCCGTCGGCGACCGCTTCGACGACGACCTCCGCTACCTCACCCGCTTTTCGGGGCCCGACCGCGACTACGCGTTCGTCCTGACGCTCGGGAGCGACGGCGCCCCCCACACCGCACTGTGTGCACCCGCGCTGTTCGACGAGCAGGCCCGTCGAGAATTCCCGGGCGACACGGTCGGGGTCGACCGGCAAGGCGACCCCGCGGGCGTCCGCGCGGCCGCCGCACTCGCCGACGCCGGTCACGACTCGGGGACGGTGCTCGTCCCGCAGGGCATCCCCCACGACGCCGCCGTCTACCTGGAGAACGCCGGCTACGAGGTCGCCTCGACCGACGCAGTCGCCCGTGCTCGCGAGACGAAGACAACCGCCGAACTTGATCGCCTCCGTCGCGTCCAGCGCGCGGCGATCCGCGGGATCCGACGGGCCGAGACGGTGCTCGCGGAGGCGACCGTCGACCCGGACCGCGACGAGGTGCGCTGGAACGGCGGCGTCCTCTCGACCGAGCGCCTCCGCCGACAGGTGAACGAGGTGCTCGCCGCCCACGGGGTCCGCGACGCGGGCAACACCGTGATCGGTGCAGGCGCGACCGCCGCCGACCTCCACTACACTGGCACGGACGTGATCCGACCGGGGGAGACCGTCCTGCTCGACGTGTCGCCGCGCGGCCCCGACGGCTACTACGGCGACGTGACGCGGACGTTCGCGGTCGACCCCGAGGGCGGGTGGGACCGCCGGGCGTACCTCGCGGTCGAAGCCGCCCGCGAGGCCGCGCTGGAGGAGGTCGCCGCCGGCGTCCCCGCCGCCACGGTCCACGAGGAGGCCGCCGCCGAGTTGGCGGCCCACGGGTTCCGCGTCGACTCCAGCGAGGTGGGCTTCACCCACTCGACGGGGCACGGCGTCGGCGTCTCGCTCCACGAAGGACCGTCGCTCACGGCGGACGAGGACCTGGAAGCGGGGAACGTGCTCACCATCGAGCCGGGGGTGTACGACCCCTCAGAGGGCGGCGTCCGCCTGGAGGACTTGATCGTCGTCACCGGGGACGGCTTCGAGTTCCTCGGCGAGTACCCGTTCTCGCTGGTGCCGCAGAAGCGGGACTGACCGGCGCTCCCGGGGTCCGCTCCCAGGGTCGCTACTCTTCAGACTCGTCCGACGACTCGCCCGGCGCCTTGACCACCGAGCCGACGGCCTTCTCGGCCACCGTGCCGGGCACGTCGTCGGGCGTCGTGAGGCGCCGCGGGAGCAGGACCATGAGGGCGGCGACGACGAGCACGCCGACGCCGAGGGCGGTCTGGCCGTCGACGATCTGTTGGATCCCGTAGACTGCGACCGGGAGCGCGAAGATCAGCGTCGCCGCGAGGCCGAGTTGTTCGAGGATGCCGAGTGCCACAGGAGCCGGTACCGTGTGTCGCGTCGAAAGGCTGTCGCCTTCGTTCCCCGAGTTACTCCCCGTCTCCGTCGGTGACGACGACGTCACCGCTCGGCGCGACGACCGACGGGAGCTTCTCGGGGTCGTCGACGGACAGGCCGGTCGTGACGAGCAGACGGATGCCGCGGGCGACGCTCATGTCGATCTCGTCGTAGTCGTCGGGGTGCATCATCGCCAACTTCCCCGCCGTCGGGTTCGGGCTGTGGGGGAAGAAGACGGTCATCAACTCATCGCCGGCCACCCGTCGAACGCCCCGCGGCGCGGGGTTGGTGACGAACCCGATGGCCCAGGTGCCGTCGCGGGGGAACTCCGCGATCACGACGCGGTCGAAGCCGTCCCCGGGCGCCGCCAGCGACTCGCTCACCTGCCGGACGCCGAAGTACACCGCCCGAACGATCGGGAGCAGTCGAACGCCGCGTTCGAAGCCGCCGAACAGCCGACGGCCCGCCTCGTTGGAGGCGACGAAGCCGAGCAGCGTGACGCCGAAGGCGATGATCACAACCGCCAGCACCGTCGCCAGCGCCTCGTTGCCGACGAGTTCGGCGAGCCCGGTGCCGCTGACGACGGGCGCGAGCGTGACGGTGAGGCGGTTCACCGCGAAGTCGAGCACGAACAGCGTGACCGCCAGCGGGAGCACGAGAAACAGCCCCGCGACGAAACTGGACCGCAGCCGCGTGAAGGCATCCATACCGTCGGACGCGAGCGCCCGGACATAAGTCCACCCACCGGATCGATCGTCACGCCTTCGGAACGCTTTCCACTTGTGGAACCCGACGTGGGAGCATGTTCACCGGAATCGTGGAGACCGCCGGCGAGGTCGTGGGGCGCGAGGAGACGCCCGAGGGCCT
The DNA window shown above is from Halobaculum marinum and carries:
- a CDS encoding deoxyribonuclease IV, which codes for MSADSDSDLRVGAHESIAGGTFNAVDALVEDGGNCGQIFTHSPQVWQDPNIDDDEAERFRSLSDEHGVGPWVIHSSYLVNLCTPKDGLRQKSIDSMQKEVDAADKLDIPYVNVHLGAHTGAGVEQGLDNAASALDELDIPEGVTVLVESDAGSGTKLGGDFEHLAAVLERSEQDLDICLDTAHAFAAGYDLSTPEGVDETVAELDEVVGLEHLECVHLNDSKHACGTNKDEHALIGEGLIGEDGMRAFVNHDDLRDVPLVLETPTEDGKGFAWNIQRVKDLREY
- a CDS encoding carboxypeptidase M32, giving the protein MAPPQTDLESTVTDDAPEAYRDLMDRYARVANLESGAGVLYWDQQVMMPTGGTPARGKQLSALSATTHEKLTSDAMADALDAAEDADLNDEQAANVREVRRRHDRNRSLPEELVEELTEQQSHSQQVWQDAKADDDFAHFAPTLETLRDLHVERAEAIDPDRPAYEVMYEDGEPYLPLERLEEIFEELKAGLVPLIEDIADSAVDLPSPFVAAGPYDDDTQRGLSDAVLDLLAYPDDRGRLDVSAHPFTSGNQFDARITTRFKPEDPMDAFTATVHEFGHASYELGLPDDRFGEPLGASLSSGVHESQSRFWENHVARTEPFWEGFVEEANDHLGTDATAREAYAAVNQIYPDNLIRVEADELTYHLHIILRCEIDRAFVEGDIGVDEIPAVWNEKMDDYLGVVPPTDTDGCLQDIHWSSRFAAFQGYTIGSVLAAQLDHAMRAELGDDRVDDLIREGDLEPLWEWMTENVHSHGRRYPTDELVEEATGEPLTAEYFLDYVEEKFGDLYDL
- a CDS encoding HVO_0416 family zinc finger protein, with amino-acid sequence MASAPSPNGDLFDEFLTSRGHDVETARWEESYNKKQCPDCGGLHDGDAVECSVCGWRPEVGR
- a CDS encoding UvrD-helicase domain-containing protein; protein product: MSEPTVTRLFGGPGSGKTTALLDRVEGLIDEGAEMRDILVVSYTRAAAAEIRERLAERLDTTPRHLQGNVATMHAKSYELLNLSRGDVVGEDDKEEFCDDYGVEYEDEYSGGGRRTARSTTLGNKVIATSQWLQRTKRDVADWYDVPFQWDVEEVRLPPEIDPNAQEGNKYTPTWPGDDDRLDVPEAIRAWRAYKGDNGLVGFADMLERVKQRSLLPNVDHLVIDEFQDITTLQYDVYQEWKPHMKSCLIAGDDDQVVYAWQGADPALLLDTEVDNDEVLPNSYRLPSNILNVVNTEIRHIEKRQEKDLKPRKEGGVVEAVDSPSMLDLVRNVRHTIQSTDDETVMVLFRARYQMFDFIDEFISEGIPFSCLTDQRMWTDRLNDYVRAVEAVERDEALTALQARRLADILQDSAFGSNERDELYDFLDEVEETAEEDDLAEIPLSPEDVTDRVPFMPDGPAAADMARKITSFQRKSLKAYFAGDYTGEDSDRVRLGTIHSAKGREADHVFVNTDLTEKVVEQMAAQAEQNGLDVTGVDGEEFTKSTNPVPVLTDNERRVFYVGMSRARERLVLMQNLVNGAPTLPISVVLHNEVREGDPQEIVDEIVETAEAPEPEA
- a CDS encoding M24 family metallopeptidase, which produces MVDADSVDDDGDPDAPGTDYGPLADELAARDAVGCVAVGDRFDDDLRYLTRFSGPDRDYAFVLTLGSDGAPHTALCAPALFDEQARREFPGDTVGVDRQGDPAGVRAAAALADAGHDSGTVLVPQGIPHDAAVYLENAGYEVASTDAVARARETKTTAELDRLRRVQRAAIRGIRRAETVLAEATVDPDRDEVRWNGGVLSTERLRRQVNEVLAAHGVRDAGNTVIGAGATAADLHYTGTDVIRPGETVLLDVSPRGPDGYYGDVTRTFAVDPEGGWDRRAYLAVEAAREAALEEVAAGVPAATVHEEAAAELAAHGFRVDSSEVGFTHSTGHGVGVSLHEGPSLTADEDLEAGNVLTIEPGVYDPSEGGVRLEDLIVVTGDGFEFLGEYPFSLVPQKRD
- a CDS encoding DUF7533 family protein, with product MALGILEQLGLAATLIFALPVAVYGIQQIVDGQTALGVGVLVVAALMVLLPRRLTTPDDVPGTVAEKAVGSVVKAPGESSDESEE
- a CDS encoding DUF502 domain-containing protein; translated protein: MDAFTRLRSSFVAGLFLVLPLAVTLFVLDFAVNRLTVTLAPVVSGTGLAELVGNEALATVLAVVIIAFGVTLLGFVASNEAGRRLFGGFERGVRLLPIVRAVYFGVRQVSESLAAPGDGFDRVVIAEFPRDGTWAIGFVTNPAPRGVRRVAGDELMTVFFPHSPNPTAGKLAMMHPDDYDEIDMSVARGIRLLVTTGLSVDDPEKLPSVVAPSGDVVVTDGDGE